GCCTTTTTTGATTTTTCCTCTATTAGCAACAACTATCATGTTGGACCAGTATTTAAGTATGATGCGAGCAAAAGGACAAGTTTTTCGGTTGAGGGACTATATAGTACTCAGACCTGGAAGGGGTACGAAAAAGGGCTTTCGACAGAATCTATTCAAGTGCCTGTCGTTATGAAATACTTCATTAAAAAGCCAATTTATATTCAGGGAGGAGCTCAAGGAAGTGTGTTGTTGAATAAGAAGGATGATGCAGGAAAGTTGCCGTTAGAGAACAATGAAATATCCTATGCCTATCTGGGAGGGGTAGGGATTGGTCTTCCGAGTGGTTTTGATCTCTCTCTGCGTTACTTACATCCTGTGGAGCAAACGCAATTCAACACCTCTCTTTTACAGGTTTCTCTAGCCTTTGATATTTATTAAAAGCCTTAAGTCTTTAATTTTTCTTCCTTTTATTAATATTTGTAGGAAGAATTGTACAAATTCACTCAATAAAACAATTAATAAAGGACATGAAAAACAGAATCAAAATTGGACTACTATCGTTGGTGGTGATGTTTGCCTTGATTTCATTTGAATCAAAAGCTCAATTTGAATTAGGAGTAAAGGCAGGGTTGAACCTAAATTCATCATCTGTAGATGCTGCCACTACTGGTGGTACTGTTAAAGAAGTAGCGGATACAAGAACGGGTTATCACTTTGGCGCTTATGGAGTTATCAACTTGGGGCCATTGGGGATTCAGCCTGAAGCTTACTTTTCAGTGCAAGGAGCTGATGTAACTATTGATGGTGCCAGTGGTGCTATAAAAACCAATTATTTGCAGGTTCCTATTTTGGTTAGATTTAACTTCTTGAAAATGTTTAATGTTCACGCAGGGCCACAGTTTGGTATGGTGTTGACAGATGACTATGAAGGAGCAGCTGAAGAGCTGAAAGGTAATTTGGCGAGTAGCGACTTTTCTGTTGCTGCTGGTGTAGGTGTGGATCTTCCTTTTAACCTTAATGTTACCGTGAGATACGTCAATGGATTTACAGATATGGTAGAGGATGCAAATAATGCATCAGGCATTGAATCAATGAAGAATGCGATGTTCCAATTCTCAGTAGGTTATGCCTTGTTAGGTAGATGATCAACTAAGACCTAAGACATAGGATATAAAAAAAGGAGAGTTGCATAAGCAGCTCTCCTTTTTTGTTAAGGTCTAATCCAATTGTGATTAGATACTCAAAATATCTGTCAAACGAATCAATTCCTGATTTAATGGTTTTGATTTCGAGATAGCCAATTTCAAGTTGGTATAGGTCACTTTGTTGTCGATGATACCTACCATTACTCCTTTTTGACCATTCAAGAGACCTTCTACAGCTGCTAATCCCAAACGAGAAGCCAGGATTCTATCGAAGGCAGTAGGTCCGCCCCCGCGCTGGATGTGCCCCAGATTGGTCACTTTGATGTCCATGTTTGGTGTGTGTACCTTTACTCTTTCAGCGATTTCGTGCGCACTACCTTGTGCATCACCTTCGGCCACTACGACAATGGATGAACCTTTTTTATTGTCTCTACCTTCTCTCAGTTTGCTGATTACATCATCTATCGTAGTAGAGGTTTCTGGTACCATGACCATTTCTGCTCCCCCGCCAATTCCAGATTGAATGGCAATATAACCACTGTGACGTCCCATTACTTCGATAAAGAAAACTCTATCGTGAGAAGCTGCCGTGTCACGAATCTTATCAATCGCATCTAGCGCTGTATTTACCGCTGTATCGAATCCGATAGTGTAATCAGATCCAAACAGATCGTTATCGATAGTGCCGGGTGCACCCACTACAGGAATACCAAACTCATCGTAAAACAAATTAGCCCCAGTAAAAGTACCATCACCGCCAATAGCAACGATACCTTCGATCCCGTGCTTTTTTAAGTTCTCGTATGCTTTTTTTCTACCTTCTTTGGTTCTGAATTCCTCGCTTCTGGCCGATTTCAAAATCGTACCCCCAGTTTGTACAATATTACTCACTGAGTTAGAACCCATTTTTTCAATTTCGCCGCGGATCATACCGTCATAGCCATACTTGATTCCATAAACATCTATGTCCATGTAGATGGCGCTTCTGACCACTGATCTGATGCAAGCGTTCATTCCTGGTGAGTCACCACCGGAAGTAAATACAGCAATTTTTTTCATAGAATTAAAACGTGTAAAAAGTTTTTGCCCTTAATAATTTGCTTTTGGGTAGCGTTGTTTCGGCGCTCAAAGTAAACGATATTTTGGTACAAATTCATCAATAACAATATCCAATTGCCGCAGTACGTAATTATTTTTCTGCGTATTTTTCAAAATCTCATATTTTGGCTAATGCCTGTCGTATTTTTGTTTAATTCGCTTTTTATCTAATTCTTCTCTATGCCTAAAAAGCTTCTGGTTATTACATATTACTGGCCGCCAAGTGCAGGTGGAGGCGTGCAGCGATGGCTAAAATTTGTGAAGTATCTGAGTGAGTTTGGCTGGGAACCAATCGTGTTTACCCCAGAGAATCCAGACTTTTCAATTCAAGACCCATCGCTGGAGTCTGATGTGCCTAATTCGGTAGAGGTGATTCGTTTTCCTATTTGGGAGCTTTCTAGATTGACGGGTTCGAATAAGGTGCAACAGGGGGTGGTGAAAAAGGGAGATGAAGTGTCCCTGATCACGAAAGCCATGATATGGGCGAGAGGAAATTTGATCATTCCTGACCCCAAACGCTTTTGGGTCAAACCTTCAGTCCAATTTTTATCAGATTACCTAGATCGCAATCCTGTTGATGCACTCGTAACTACCGGCCCACCTCATAGCATGCATTTGATTGGTAGAAAGCTAAATGAAAAATGTCAAGTTCCCTGGTTGGCTGATTTTAGGGATCCCTGGTCGGATTGGGATATCTTGGATGATTTGAAGACAGGTGAGTGGGCTAGATCTATTCATCGAAAGTTGGAAATGAATGTCATGAAATCAGCGGATCGCGTGCTGGCTTGTACGCCTGCAATGGAGCGTCTCTTTCAAGAAAAGTCAGATAGAATCCAAACTGCCATGGTTACAAATGGCGTAGATGAAAGTGACTTTACAGATTACATCAGAGAGCCAGCTTCACAGGAGTATTTTACCTTATCTCATATGGGCTTGCTCAATGATATGCGAAATCCATCAGCACTTTGGAAGGTGCTTGAGCAGTTATGCGAGGAATTGGATGGTTTTGCCAAATCGCTGAGGATCTTTCTTTCTGGAATGATCAGTCAGGATGTTCTCGAATCTTTACAGAAATCAGGACTGAGTAAGAATCTGCAATACGAAAAATACCTTTCTCATCAAGAGGTGGTGCAGCAGTATAGTCAATCTTCAGTGTTGCTCTTGCTCATGAATCGATCGGACAATGCCGATTGGCTAATCCCAGGGAAACTCTTTGAATATTTTTTTGCAGAGAGAGAGGTGCTAGCCTTTGGTTCAAAAGTATCGGATGTTAATACAATTTTGAATGAAGCTAATTTAGGTGCTGTAGTTGACTATGATGATGTCGTTACTATAAAAGAGAGGATAAAGCAGGCCTATCAAAGATTCCAATCTGGAATGTATCATGTTCCGGTTAAGAATATGGAAAACTATACTCGTAGAAAATTGACTGGTCAGTTGGCCAAGGTACTCAATGAGATGACTGAATCAAAGTCCTAAAATCCTGTTTTTGATGTGTTTGCGGTAGATACCTGTTACTTCGGGTGATACTTTGAAGATCAATACTAGCGACACAAAAATCAAAGTGATGATGGCTGACCGTATCAATGCATCAACCAAAGCTGGCCCCATATTAGGCATGAAATAGCCAATTGAAAACACCACAATCAATATCACTAAGACTTTCAAGTTGCCTAAGGTGAAAGGCGTGATTTTAAGTTTCCATTTGATGAAAAACATTTTGATCAGGTTGAAGCAGAAGATGCTGATCAAGGAGGCCAGGGCTGCTCCATCAATTCCATAGATGGGGATGAAAAGCCAGTTGAGTAGTACTAATACTCCTGAAAGGCATACGATGGTAATCACATTGAATCGATAGTATTGGGACATCACTATGATCTCACTGTTGTTGGCAAAGGTCATGTCTATCAGCTTTGCCAAACCTATGATGATTACTACATTCTTACCAAGACTATAGGCATCTCCATTGGGCATCAAAGCATAAATATTGTCTAGATTGGCGACTATGCCAATGAAGAAAAGGGAAGCCACGATCATTTGATTGATCGAAAGCTGACGGTGCATTTTTTGAATCTCGTCCAATCGACCATTCTCGAAAGATTCTGAAATCAATGGTGTTGTAATCTGCAGAATGGCTCTCTTCGATAGCTCTATCATGATGGCAAAAAAGAAGGCAGTGGTATAAATACCATTTTCGTCCAGTCCCAACATAGAAGAAACCATGAGCTGGTCGATATTCAGAATAATGTAGGCACCACTTGCACCTATCATACTGTACAGACTGAAATTCGAGATTCTTTTGATAAAATCTTTATCGAGTCCTTTTAGTTGAAAGGAAATCTTTAATTCTCCTAAATACGCGATGTAAAGTACTAATGCCAAAAGTGCCAATGCGTAGATTAATATTAAGCCATTGACCATTTGGGTCAAGCTTAGGAATTGAAGAAAATAGAGGGTGACTAAAAGGCTGGTAAACAATCGAAGCAATATTTCCTTGATCACATTCATTGCAATGATCTTGAGCAAGATGCGGCTGTAGGTTTCGAATAGGGAATAGGTGGCAACTATAAAAATTAAGGCAATGATTACATGTATATAATCATTGATCAAAGGAGATTTTTCTACGAATAATTGAATGAACTGACCTTTGAAACCCAAGATTAGAATCGTAACTATAATGGCGCCAATGAGAACTCCAAGGCTTATTAAGCCCAATAGCTGTGCAATTCCTTCACTTTTCTTCTTTAATTCAGGTGCAAACTTGAGCAACGCTTGTGCTGTTCCCAACTGGACCATAGGGAGGAGCATGAAGGCAATGGAGGGAATAGCTCTGAGTAATCCAACCTGTTCGGTACTCAAAAAGGCAGGAAATAGAATGACAGAATTGATAAATCCTATGAAGGCACCCAGATAGGTGATGATTCCCGAAATACTGCCTTGCTTGATTACTATGCCCATTTATTTTGGTCTGCTTGTTGTTTGGTCTTTTGGTCTCCTGGATGTATTGAGATGTAATTGTATTGCTCAGATAGAAATACTTTTAACTTCCCGGCAATGTTAATTATTACTTCAATATTTTAAGTAAATCCTTAGGCAATTCGTAGTTTTAACCTGAATTATAGAATTCAGGAGTTAATAGTTAATAATGATTAGTTATTAGGTTTATAATCAGTGGTTTGGGTTTCGACTATATTGAGTGGCGGTTGATTAGCACCTTTACTCAATGAAAATGGCCATTGATCTTTCATCTATTTTTCTATTAACTTTCGTATTTGCATTGGCATAATACGAAACTAAGTTTCAATTCATAATCCCAATACATTGACAAATTCAGAGATAAGACAAAGCTTGAAATTGGCCGCTCAACTCATGGAGTTGCATGGTGAGAATCCATTTAAAACCCGTTCGTACACTGCGGCTGCAGACTTGATTAAAAGTATGGATGAATCTTTAGCCGAGATGTCTCAAGACGAACTTTTGGCAATTGAGGGGATTGGAAAAGGGATGGCGGCTAACATCGCCTCACTCAACGAAACTGGGAGCTTTGAGAATCTGGATAAGTATCTGGAGTTGACTCCTGATGGAGTGGTGGAGATGCTAGGGATCTCAGGTTTCGGGCCTAAAAAGGTTGCAGTGCTTTGGCAAGAAGGGGGAGTGGAAACACTGGACGATTTGTTGTTGCTCTGTGAATCCGGTCAGGTAGCCAAGTTGAAGGGCTTTGCAGAGAAGTCTCAGGAGACATTGAAAGCTGCAGTGGCGTTTTTGATTAGTAATAGGTATTCTGAGAAATACGCTCAGGTCGATGGCTTGGTCAAAGAGCTGGAAGAAGAATTTTCCGCATGGAAGGAAGTAACTCAATGCTCTGAAACGGGTCAGACTCGTAGGAGGATGGAAGTGATCGATTTGTTAGAATTAGTGGTAGCAACTGAGGATTTTGAAAAGACCCGATCGCAGATCAATCAGCTCGCTTTCATGTCTGAAGAAGAGAAAAAGTCTGGTCCTGTGACCTGGTATGGAAGGCATGATGCTGCAAAATGTCCAATCAAAATTCATTTTGTAAAGCCTGAAAGATATTTCAATCGCTTGATAGAAACCACTGGAACAATGAGGCATATGCATATTCCTGTTGGAGAAAAAATGACTATACATTCCGAACTGAAGAAGGAGATTCCATCAGAAGAAGCCTTTTATGAAAGTTTAGGCATGAAGTACATCGTACCAGAACTGAGAGAGGGAAGCAAAGAGATCGATTGGGCTAAGAATGATAAGATTCCAGATCTGATTGAGATGTCAGACCTCAAAGGAATCTTGCATAACCACTCCACATACAGCGATGGTAAACATACGCTTAGGCAAATGGCTGAACATTGCAAGGAAATGGGATATGAGTACCTGGGGATTTCTGATCATAGTCAAACAGCAGTCTATGCAGGTGGCTTAATGGACGCTGATGTGCAGAGACAGCAAGATGAAATCAAACAGCTCAATGAGGAGTTGGCTCCATTCAAAGTCTTCTCAGGGATAGAATCTGATATTTTGGCAGATGGCTCTTTGGACTATTCTGAGGAGGTACTTTCATCCTTTGATTTTATAGTGGCGTCAGTTCATTCTGGACTGAATATGGATGTAAAAAAGGCTACAGATCGGTTGCTCAAGGCTGTTTATAATCCACACACTACGATTTTAGGTCACATGACTGGTAGGCTACTTGTACAAAGAGAGGGGTACCCGGTTGATCATAAGGCGATCATAGATGCCTGTGCCGAACGAGGGGTTGTAATTGAGATCAATGCGAGTCCTTATCGTCTGGATATGGATTGGAGATGGATAGATTATGCACTAGAGAAAGGGGTTATGCTCAGTATCAATCCTGATGCACACGAGATGAGGGGCTATGAGGACATGTACTATGGCCTGCAAGTCGCCAGAAAGGGCGGTCTAACAAAAGCCTCCAATCTGAATAGCATGAGTTTATCAGAAATCACGGCGTTTTTTGATTCAAGAAAAAAGAAAGCTTGAAATCAAGTGTTAAATATCTAACCGTAGTGCGACATGCCAAGTCTAGTTGGGATTACCCAAACTTGACTGATCATGCTCGCCCTCTCAACGACAGAGGCTTAAGAGACGCACCGCGTATGGCTCAACTTTATGCTGCTGAGGTAGATCAACCTGATTTGGTGATTAGCAGTACGGCAGTTCGTGCCAAAGAAACTGCTGGTTATTTCATTGATGCTTTGTCGGTTAACAAGAGTCTTATCCAATATACTGAGCGATTGTACCATGCAGGACCACAAGAAATTCTTTCTGTCTTATCAGAAGCGCCTTTAGACTCTAAACATGTGATGATAGTGGGGCACAATCCAGGTTTTACTTCCTTTGTGAATCGCATGACTGGTGAGCGATTTGATAATATTCCTACTTGCGGTGTGGCGGTCATTCGATTGAGATTGAATGCATGGAAGGAAATTCGAATGGGAATAGGACAGCTTGACCAGTATTATTATCCCAAAGGGGATTTGGGAAAACACAGAATCTAAAAAGTTGTGTTAGGTTTGTGAGACCAAAGAATTCAAAACTAATTGTAAAATGACATATGTACCAAGTAAGGATAGGTATGAGAAAATGACCTATCGCCGATGTGGTAATTCCGGGCTTTTATTGCCTGAAATTTCTTTAGGCCTGTGGCATAATTTCGGCCATGTAGATGTCTACGAAAATTGTAGAGAAATGCTCCAATATGCCTTTGATCAGGGGATCACTCATTTTGATCTGGCGAATAATTATGGTCCACCTCCAGGATCAGCAGAAGAGAATTTTGGTAAGATCATGAATCAGGACTTTGCCTCTCTCCGAGATGAGATGATCATTTCTTCTAAAGCTGGTTACACGATGTGGGATGGTCCTTATGGTGATTGGGGAAGTAGAAAGTACATCATCGCATCATGTGACCAGTCGCTGAAAAGAATGGGATTGGAGTATGTAGATATATTTTACACCCATCGTCCGGATCCCAATACACCTGTGGAAGAAACTGCTTTGGCATTGGATCAACTGGTGAAGCAAGGGAAAGCCCTTTATGTTGGAATTTCGAACTATAAGCCCGATCAAACTGAGGCCATTGAAGCGATTTTTAGAGAATTGAAAACGCCATTTATTATTCATCAGCCTCGCTACTCGATGTTCGACAGATGGGTAGAGGATGGATTGCTAGATACGCTCAAGAAATTAGGGAAAGGTTCTATCGTCTTTTCTCCATTGGCTCAGGGTATGTTGACGGACAGATATCTCGATGGTATCCCAAAAGATTCAAGAGCCGCAAAGGATTCTGGACATTTACAGCAGGATGCGGTCACAGAAGAAAAAATAGAGAAGGTACGAAAGCTCAAAGTGATAGCCGAGGAAAGAAATCAGTCGATCTCACAACTAGCTGTCGCTTGGTTATTGAGACACGATGTGGTTACCTCAGTGCTGTTAGGAGCCAGCAGTGTCAGACAATTAGAGCAGAATTTAATTGCCTTAGAAAACACCTCTTTTACTGAAGATGAATTGGACAGGATAGAAAGTATCCTGAAATAATAAAAAGGCCATCGAATATTCGATGGCCTTTTTATTACTGAACCACTATTGTGGCATCTCCATCGGCTTTTAGCTCATATTCTTTTTCAGGTGTGTAGGCACGCATGGTATAGGTTCCCGCTGCTGCTGGCACCCTTACCAAAATTGGAGTGGTATAATCCTCGTTATAATCCTCAAAAACCAGATTACTAGATTCTACTTCGATATCTGAATTAGCCTCCGTAAAAGTGAACTTCATTGTTTGAGGGCTTTGAAAGAAGTGACTCAAGGTTACTGTGATAAATGCGGAACGACCTGCAGTATTTTGGGACGGAGTGAAAGTACCTTCTTCGATTACCAATTCTGTTTCTAAATTTGAAATTATTTCCTGTCCCCAATATGTTGAGGCAGTCAATTCTGCTGTGCCCATATTCGCTTCATAGGGAATTCGATAGTAATAGGTTCTTGATCCATTGCCTTCAGGCCAATAGCTTGGTTCTTGATCAAGTGAACCATTCAGGAAAAAGGTTGCGTCAGGATTGATGTTGCTTCCAGATGTAGATCTGTTATCGTTTACATTTAACTGAATTACGCTTCCAGGACAAATCGCCCCTCTGTCGAGAAATGGCGAGTTAAGTGGGTGATCAGTAAGCTCGAACTGTAGCGCTTTTCGAATTGTGAAATTAGATAGGTAGTTGAATCCATCTATTGAGATCATTATTTCTTGATCCGAATTTACTGGGCTATCACCACTGTAAACAACTGTCATTTCTGTCGGGCTTGAACTGGTGACTTCTTGTAGAAAACCTCCTATCATCAAATCAAAGGCTTCAGTATCTGCCTCAAAGTATTCACCCTTAATAGTAAAAACCTCTCCAATGAGTACGTATTCTTTATCGATGTAACTAATGGCAGGCAAAGGATATGTAAATGCTGATTCAGTAGATTTGGTCACCCCATTGATTCGTAGATTAATCAATGCTGAGGTTTCTCTTTGATTGTCTGG
This is a stretch of genomic DNA from Reichenbachiella ulvae. It encodes these proteins:
- a CDS encoding glycosyltransferase — its product is MPKKLLVITYYWPPSAGGGVQRWLKFVKYLSEFGWEPIVFTPENPDFSIQDPSLESDVPNSVEVIRFPIWELSRLTGSNKVQQGVVKKGDEVSLITKAMIWARGNLIIPDPKRFWVKPSVQFLSDYLDRNPVDALVTTGPPHSMHLIGRKLNEKCQVPWLADFRDPWSDWDILDDLKTGEWARSIHRKLEMNVMKSADRVLACTPAMERLFQEKSDRIQTAMVTNGVDESDFTDYIREPASQEYFTLSHMGLLNDMRNPSALWKVLEQLCEELDGFAKSLRIFLSGMISQDVLESLQKSGLSKNLQYEKYLSHQEVVQQYSQSSVLLLLMNRSDNADWLIPGKLFEYFFAEREVLAFGSKVSDVNTILNEANLGAVVDYDDVVTIKERIKQAYQRFQSGMYHVPVKNMENYTRRKLTGQLAKVLNEMTESKS
- the polX gene encoding DNA polymerase/3'-5' exonuclease PolX → MTNSEIRQSLKLAAQLMELHGENPFKTRSYTAAADLIKSMDESLAEMSQDELLAIEGIGKGMAANIASLNETGSFENLDKYLELTPDGVVEMLGISGFGPKKVAVLWQEGGVETLDDLLLLCESGQVAKLKGFAEKSQETLKAAVAFLISNRYSEKYAQVDGLVKELEEEFSAWKEVTQCSETGQTRRRMEVIDLLELVVATEDFEKTRSQINQLAFMSEEEKKSGPVTWYGRHDAAKCPIKIHFVKPERYFNRLIETTGTMRHMHIPVGEKMTIHSELKKEIPSEEAFYESLGMKYIVPELREGSKEIDWAKNDKIPDLIEMSDLKGILHNHSTYSDGKHTLRQMAEHCKEMGYEYLGISDHSQTAVYAGGLMDADVQRQQDEIKQLNEELAPFKVFSGIESDILADGSLDYSEEVLSSFDFIVASVHSGLNMDVKKATDRLLKAVYNPHTTILGHMTGRLLVQREGYPVDHKAIIDACAERGVVIEINASPYRLDMDWRWIDYALEKGVMLSINPDAHEMRGYEDMYYGLQVARKGGLTKASNLNSMSLSEITAFFDSRKKKA
- a CDS encoding lipopolysaccharide biosynthesis protein, whose amino-acid sequence is MGIVIKQGSISGIITYLGAFIGFINSVILFPAFLSTEQVGLLRAIPSIAFMLLPMVQLGTAQALLKFAPELKKKSEGIAQLLGLISLGVLIGAIIVTILILGFKGQFIQLFVEKSPLINDYIHVIIALIFIVATYSLFETYSRILLKIIAMNVIKEILLRLFTSLLVTLYFLQFLSLTQMVNGLILIYALALLALVLYIAYLGELKISFQLKGLDKDFIKRISNFSLYSMIGASGAYIILNIDQLMVSSMLGLDENGIYTTAFFFAIMIELSKRAILQITTPLISESFENGRLDEIQKMHRQLSINQMIVASLFFIGIVANLDNIYALMPNGDAYSLGKNVVIIIGLAKLIDMTFANNSEIIVMSQYYRFNVITIVCLSGVLVLLNWLFIPIYGIDGAALASLISIFCFNLIKMFFIKWKLKITPFTLGNLKVLVILIVVFSIGYFMPNMGPALVDALIRSAIITLIFVSLVLIFKVSPEVTGIYRKHIKNRILGL
- the pfkA gene encoding 6-phosphofructokinase; this translates as MKKIAVFTSGGDSPGMNACIRSVVRSAIYMDIDVYGIKYGYDGMIRGEIEKMGSNSVSNIVQTGGTILKSARSEEFRTKEGRKKAYENLKKHGIEGIVAIGGDGTFTGANLFYDEFGIPVVGAPGTIDNDLFGSDYTIGFDTAVNTALDAIDKIRDTAASHDRVFFIEVMGRHSGYIAIQSGIGGGAEMVMVPETSTTIDDVISKLREGRDNKKGSSIVVVAEGDAQGSAHEIAERVKVHTPNMDIKVTNLGHIQRGGGPTAFDRILASRLGLAAVEGLLNGQKGVMVGIIDNKVTYTNLKLAISKSKPLNQELIRLTDILSI
- a CDS encoding IPT/TIG domain-containing protein codes for the protein MKRINRYLTYLSITSVLLIGCQSEEKDTTIEPEENQEYVIDSFSPNKGVVGTEITIKGNHFGNSDENAVISINGKLAPIVNYSDTEIVISAPDNQRETSALINLRINGVTKSTESAFTYPLPAISYIDKEYVLIGEVFTIKGEYFEADTEAFDLMIGGFLQEVTSSSPTEMTVVYSGDSPVNSDQEIMISIDGFNYLSNFTIRKALQFELTDHPLNSPFLDRGAICPGSVIQLNVNDNRSTSGSNINPDATFFLNGSLDQEPSYWPEGNGSRTYYYRIPYEANMGTAELTASTYWGQEIISNLETELVIEEGTFTPSQNTAGRSAFITVTLSHFFQSPQTMKFTFTEANSDIEVESSNLVFEDYNEDYTTPILVRVPAAAGTYTMRAYTPEKEYELKADGDATIVVQ
- a CDS encoding porin family protein, whose product is MKNRIKIGLLSLVVMFALISFESKAQFELGVKAGLNLNSSSVDAATTGGTVKEVADTRTGYHFGAYGVINLGPLGIQPEAYFSVQGADVTIDGASGAIKTNYLQVPILVRFNFLKMFNVHAGPQFGMVLTDDYEGAAEELKGNLASSDFSVAAGVGVDLPFNLNVTVRYVNGFTDMVEDANNASGIESMKNAMFQFSVGYALLGR
- a CDS encoding SixA phosphatase family protein, which codes for MKSSVKYLTVVRHAKSSWDYPNLTDHARPLNDRGLRDAPRMAQLYAAEVDQPDLVISSTAVRAKETAGYFIDALSVNKSLIQYTERLYHAGPQEILSVLSEAPLDSKHVMIVGHNPGFTSFVNRMTGERFDNIPTCGVAVIRLRLNAWKEIRMGIGQLDQYYYPKGDLGKHRI
- the mgrA gene encoding L-glyceraldehyde 3-phosphate reductase yields the protein MTYVPSKDRYEKMTYRRCGNSGLLLPEISLGLWHNFGHVDVYENCREMLQYAFDQGITHFDLANNYGPPPGSAEENFGKIMNQDFASLRDEMIISSKAGYTMWDGPYGDWGSRKYIIASCDQSLKRMGLEYVDIFYTHRPDPNTPVEETALALDQLVKQGKALYVGISNYKPDQTEAIEAIFRELKTPFIIHQPRYSMFDRWVEDGLLDTLKKLGKGSIVFSPLAQGMLTDRYLDGIPKDSRAAKDSGHLQQDAVTEEKIEKVRKLKVIAEERNQSISQLAVAWLLRHDVVTSVLLGASSVRQLEQNLIALENTSFTEDELDRIESILK
- a CDS encoding PorT family protein → MRIPVLLLIIGLCGGSCLGQRANVGVKGGVNIQNAFFDFSSISNNYHVGPVFKYDASKRTSFSVEGLYSTQTWKGYEKGLSTESIQVPVVMKYFIKKPIYIQGGAQGSVLLNKKDDAGKLPLENNEISYAYLGGVGIGLPSGFDLSLRYLHPVEQTQFNTSLLQVSLAFDIY